One genomic window of Arachis hypogaea cultivar Tifrunner chromosome 8, arahy.Tifrunner.gnm2.J5K5, whole genome shotgun sequence includes the following:
- the LOC112705074 gene encoding uncharacterized protein produces the protein MVKNASSLCDLFLEVIEWIGPDNVVHVVTDNAANYVAAGRLINKKFENIHWSPCAAHCLNLILKDISSMPHISSLATHASNITVFVYNHTVFLSWLRQKDDWREIVRPGATRFATVFLTLMSIFERKSELQQLVVDTHFTGHKVGRSANGRAVSAIILDNKFWDDCFTVCQIVSPLIKLLRLVDADDKPSLGIVYEGMLRSENGIKEMFKHRKSAYQPYTEIINSRWDKHLKKNLHAAAYFLNPDCFFSENYRESPDVMRALLDLVTLHCKVNNLDSVEAMKEIHLYRDRKESFDRPEAVPAAKKFQPVRILSQASASSGCERNWSLFDQIHTARRNRLEHDRLSDIVYVTYNLRLKSRKKRKQKSQYDPIDIETIDNVDFWVTEEVVEKEPDLPSNIEDLLDEIDADLDQGGGGGSTSTFYAVPLAFSGPSSRNEGDEINDANLQQIMEDFDG, from the exons ATGGTTAAAAATGCTTCTAGCTTGTGTGACTTGTTTTTAGAGGTGATTGAATGGATTGGACCTGATAATGTTGTTCATGTAGTGACCGATAATGCTGCGAATTATGTTGCTGCTGGTAGGCTTATtaataagaaatttgaaaatattcaCTGGTCACCTTGTGCCGCTCATTGCTTGAATCTTATTCTAAAAGATATAAGCAGCATGCCACATATTTCTAGCCTTGCAACACATGCTTCGAATATTACCGTGTTTGTATATAATCATACGGTGTTCTTGTCCTGGCTAAGACAAAAAGATGATTGGAGGGAGATTGTTCGTCCAGGTGCAACTCGTTTTGCCACTGTCTTCCTCACATTGATGAGTATCTTTGAGCGCAAATCGGAATTACAACAATTGGTTGTTGATACACACTTTACTGGACACAAAGTAGGAAGGAGTGCTAATGGTAGAGCTGTGAGTGCAATTATCCTAGACAATAAATTTTGGGATGATTGTTTTACTGTATGCCAAATTGTGAGTCCGTTGATTAAATTGCTGAGGTTGGTAGATGCTGATGATAAACCATCATTGGGAATTGTTTATGAAGGTATGCTGAGGTCAGAAAATGGAATCAAAGAAATGTTCAAGCATAGGAAGAGTGCATATCAACCTTACACAGAGATTATCAACTCAAGATGGGACaaacatttgaaaaaaaatcttcaCGCAGCAGCCTATTTCTTGAATCCTGATTGCTTTTTTTCTGAAAATTATAGAGAATCACCTGATGTCATGCGAGCTTTACTTGATCTTGTTACATTGCATTGCAAGGTTAATAATTTAGATTCAGTTGAGGCAATGAAAGAAATACACTTATATAGAGATCGAAAGGAAAGCTTTGATAGGCCTGAAGCTGTTCCAGCTGCAAAAAAATTTCAACCTG TTCGCATTCTTAGCCAAGCATCTGCTTCTTCAGGGTGTGAAAGGAATTGGAGTCTTTTTGATCAAATTCATACAGCAAGAAGGAATAGATTGGAGCATGATAGGCTAAGTGATATTGtgtatgttacatataatttgcgTCTTAAATCTAG aaaaaaaagaaagcaaaagtcgCAATATGATCCAATCGATATTGAAACTATTGATAATGTTGATTTTTGGGTGACGGAAGAGGTTGTTGAAAAAGAACCTGATCTTCCAAGTAATATTGAAGACTTGCTTG ATGAGATTGATGCTGATTTAGatcaaggtggtggtggtggtagtactAGTACATTTTATGCTGTACCACTTGCTTTTTCTGGTCCAAGTAGTAGAAATGAAGGTGATGAAATCAATGACGCAAATCTGCAACAAATTATGGAGGATTTTGATGGTTGA